Within Sorghum bicolor cultivar BTx623 chromosome 2, Sorghum_bicolor_NCBIv3, whole genome shotgun sequence, the genomic segment AACCTTCAAAACCCAGCCACCATCTCTGCCACCTATGCCGACACTGAGTTCTTCAAGCGTGGAGGAGCCACCTCTTCCTACTGTTGCCTCAAGAAGTGTATCTGATGGTAGTTCATCAGGGGGCACCAGAACTCCTGGCACACCTTCTGATGCTCACACGGCTACTATGAGTGCTGGCATGCTACTTGTGATGGTTTTCACAGCTCTGCTGATCTGACAAGACACATGAGACTGTATAGTAGACGACTGAAGCTAATCTATCACCCTTCGATTCGGGCAAGCTTTGACTGGTGATCTGGTACTAGTACTAGCACACTCTTGTTTTCTTGTTGGACTTGGTTGTAGTACTTCGAAATAAGTGTGAGTCTCAATTCATAGGTGGAATCGTCGAAAGGTTATGATCATTGTTGCCCAATTCGCTTAAACTTATCGGCCATACTTTTCTAGTAATGAAATAATAtgtttctctcataacaaaacAAATTTGCAACTgcttctcctcttcctcctccttcccCTGCAGTAGCAGCAGAAGCGGCACTGGGGAGTGAGAGACTAAGGAAGCTTGGGGATCTGGAGAGGGAAGGGCCGGCGGGGTGAGGCAGCTTCTCAAAATAGTCCCACAGCCCCACCAACAGCAGCAGGCCCAGCAACACTAAGAAATAGTATATGCCTATACCTGCTTGCGGTTTGTGGCTTTATGTTATATTTGTTGTTATATATGTATGAGACATGATACATTTTGGACACTTGATCAAATTCTGAATCGAACTCTATATCATCATTAGCCGCAAGTCTAATGGACCAACCTCGCTCGTGTAATTTTAATTCATTTCTCTAGCTATACTTATTGATCGACTGTTTTTTTCTTTCAAGGAATATGAAAGACCCCTGAGGGATAACTGAATGAGTTATAAAAGCCAAAAGGTCCACACAGCAAAAAGATCCAAGAAAATGGAAACAAAGAAGATAAGGTTAATTTGGCCGTTGCTATAAATAGTTCAGGATTTTCCGTTCCACGGCTCGCCCGCTCGAGATTGCTATAAATAGTTCAGGATTTTCTGTTCCATGCTCGCCCGCTCGGGAAGAGACATACATGGAACTGTCTTTCTCGGTCCTTACGGTAAAAAGATCGCCCGAAATAGAAACTTCTGATTCAAGAATACCACTATAAAATATTAAGCAAAACATGTCTCTCCCCATCTAAAACAACACATGCAAGTACGCATGTCCATCCAATACAAAGAATCTTACAATAATACCTGTATGCAAGTGTGCCCTATTATCAAAATACTCTTACACTTTTTTTGTACTCCTGTGTAGGGAAAAAAATAGTAGTATTTAGAGTTTATGTTTTATGTATTGATTGGCGCTAGCGACTTGTTCGGACGTTGAGCCCCCCACCCGTACCACatggagaaaagaaaaaaaatggaaatgTAAGCCTTAAAAAAGTTTCTTTGAATTCTAGGTGGAACTAAACGATGCCTTAGGAAGATTGAGCAGAGGTAGTGTAAAAAAAAGGAAGCTTGAGAGAGGGAGGGTCGGGCGACTGTATTACCCTGCAACATAGCCCACGTTCGGCCTCAGCCGCGTCACACCCACACGCtaagccctgtttagattgctgataaaaaaaattttagatgtcacatcggatatgtcgaaaGGATGttgggagaggtttttagaaactaataaaaaacaaattacatagctcgtcaggaaactgaagacaaatctattaagcataattaatctgtcattagcacatgtgggttactgtagcacttaaggctaatcgtagagtaactaggcttaaaagattcgtctcgtgattttcaaccaaactgtgtaattagtttattttttatgtacatttaatattctatgtatgtgtccaaagttttgatgggatggatgaaaaaattttggacggGAGGGCCTAATCCCCCGCACTCGCCACGACGTGCCCACCTCCTTTTCTAGTCGCTGCCGACCTGGCGGCCCTGCGGCAGTGCGGCGGCGCCTATCTCCGACACGGCCACACGCCATGCCCATGCCCATGCTCCATGCTCGCCAACACGAGTGGTGGCTGCGCGTCGCGGTCGCCGTCGCCGGTGCCACCTGTATCAGGACGGATTCGAGCGTCCCACTTCCCGCCCGCCTCGCACCTGGCGCGACGTTGGTTGCTCCGTGTCCGTGTGTGCACGCTTCGGTGCCTCGCTGTGCATCTGCATGCCGACCACGAACCCGTCCGTCCACGTGGACGGCTCTAATTTTTCCCCCTTTTCTCCTTCGCATCGCAcatgcagaaaaaaaaaaaggatcccGCCGGCAGACGCCAGCTCTGTGTGTGAGTGTGACACAGTGATGAGAGGAAGCTTCCATAGCGCAGCCAGAAGCTGTCCGAATTCTCAATTCAGAAGAGCTGCCCCAGCCGATGGCCAGGGCCAGCCCCCATCTGATGCAACAATAGTGGCTGGACGAGTCCTAGGTTTCTCCTACCGGAACACTTCTTCGCCATCGTTGGGACGGTGCGACAGTTCTCTAGTATTCTACAAGACCGCAAGTATATATACGGAGCTACGTACTTTATTCTCCCAAGCTGCAAACAGATTCCAAGACTAATGCAGGCAGGCGCTGTGTGTCCCCTTGACCCATTATAATGCGCCTAGTGCACTATCTAATCTAATGGTGATGTCAAAGACAAAGCAGCCCTAATCAACAGGCTTTGGGTCTTTGACTCCCATCATTTTAATGGCGGCATtcgataaaagaaaaataaaggcTGCCGCCGGCGCCGAAGGCATCCCTGTAATCAGTGTGCCTGATGACGGTCATGTGTTGTCCGTCGTACTCTTTCAGAGAATTCAGAGCCGCAagcctgctggctgctgcccTGTGCCCGTGCGTTTGTTTCTTGTTTTCCGGTCCTGCTGCACGTGCCTGCAACTGCGTCCTGCTTTCAAGGGATCGAGAGCAAACAAAGGCAGCCCCGCGTGCGCTGCACACACCAGAGCGTAAAAAACGGCTACCCTCCGCCTGGATTCGCTCGGAATATCCAAGACGAGATGCAGAACGTGTCATGACTCATGAATCATGAAGGTGAAAGCATAAACAAGCAGTATAATCAAACTGCTGTAATAGATCCTCACGTTTATGAATTTTGTGTACCCTATATTCATACAAACACGTCAGGAAGTTCATGACTAACAAACTGAAATCAAATAAAGAGGTCAATATGCATACGCCGTTGTAAAGTTCATGaggaaaaaaattcaaaaaaagttCATGAGGAAATCCATAGGAACTTGACCCGGTACAACAGTTTGACACTTTGACCACTACTATTTCAAAGTCATCTTTGTCAGACTCAAACAATGTTTCAACTGCTGCAGCGTTCCCGCGTGTAAGCATGTCCAACTTGGAAAGCGACGCAATCGTAGATAAGGATAATCGCAATTGTCAATTCTTTCTGGGGAGATAGATAGATATTATATGCCTGACACGCCCGGAATCTCAAAGCTTATTCTGCCCCCCCGGCCCTGCCACATCTTCAGAATCCTTTTATCTTCCAAAGGACAGCATCAGATTATACTACTACCACACAACGAGAAATCATGGGGCAAAAGGAAAGGGATATCTGCAGGCTGTAGCTGAGGTCCAGTAGCTAGGCGTCGATGTACCTTGAAGAAAGCCGCGAGCCTTCACTTGATTGGGTTTAAGcctgatgaaggagctcatcaAGCAAGGTGTTAACAATATCGGTAAGCAATGGCAACACCACATCATTCAAGGGTTGCAAGTATTGCAGTATGATGATGACGCAGAGTAGTAGGTCGAAGACTGCAGCGAGCAGGATGATAGGTTTATAGGATTTATATATTGACATATCTGCAAGCGAATCCATCATGAGATGAACAAATAAAACGGAGAAAAAGATGGAAACGCAAGAAAACGCAGCGGATGATGCGACTGTATATGGACACGGAAGCTTTAGTATCGGTGCTGATGCGTGCGCATTTGTCCTCGCGTGTGCTCTGCTCTGACGGCGAAATCGCTCGCTCCGGAAGgcgggaaaaaaaaagaagaagaattgcCCTGACGGCGAGCTATGGTATAGCTATGGCCCCTCTATCTGTGGCCCATGAGCACGACGCATTGGTGCGTGCCTATCCGTTGTGGCGGTTTCGGTTGAGCAAACCCAAGTTTCCTTCCTGCTGCATAAATCGACATCGATCGTGTGGCGTCACGCACGCACACACATATCGTCTCATTTGTTTTTCCAGACCAGGAGCAGAGTTTGGTATGATAATGCAGGCAGGCGACTGGCGTATTGGGCGATCGGCTGGCTCATCGACCGTCTCCAATTCGCTGGTGCTGCCGTTGCTGTTGCTTGTTCGGCCACCTGCCCGGCCCGGCCATGCTTGCTGCTAACTCAACTATCTTCCCCTTTCGGGTCAACTCGCTTCGTTCCTTTGGGCATACAATTACAATACAACTGATGCAGCCAAGCCACAATGCATGACGCAATTACTCGGCAGAACATATATGATCTGAAATAAAGAAGCAAAGCATGCAATTATGCAGGATTATGCCATTGGCTGCGTTGGACTCTTGCGGATGGTGGTTCAGACTGATTAGTCGCTTGGGAGACAAGGGCAGAGAATGTTTTCAATGGAACTGGTGTTTCTGTAGTGCATCAGGTGGCTGCGGTGGTTGGTAATGGCAACATTGGCTCATTGGCCAATGGCCAGGGCGTGGCGGGCACAACGCAAGTACACAACCCAACCTACCTGTGGGATAGGAGTTCGAGGAGCGGAACTGAACAGGGCGCGGTCAGACACACATGTTCTTCTCAGCTTATCTGCCGTCAAATCTGCAGTTTTGGCGGGTACGGGGCGAGGTCCCCGGCCTCCTGAACAAATGCGgccacaggccttgtttagttccgaaaactgaaaagttttcggaaatgtagcactttcgtttgtttgtggtaaatattgttcaatcatatactaactagagtcaaaagattcgtctcgtgatttacagtcaaactgtgtaattagttttgtttttgtctatatttaatgcttcatgtatgtgccgcaaaattcgatgtgacagggaatcttgaaaactttttggatttcggggtgaactaaaggcCACAATGTGACTTGTTGGCGAGAGATGGGCGACAGGTTTGTTTGACAGCGGCAGCTTGTGGTCAAAACAACATCGACACGCATGAGGTGAATGGATATTCTACTGCTGCCGtagcttgcattgcattgcagctGCTGCAGCAGATGATGAAACTGAAAGTAACTGACTGCTGAATTCACTGCATGCAAGAACAACTGCAGACAACAACAGCAGACGAGGAATTCCaagctttgattttttttttttcgatTCCTGTCCCCAGTTCATGCTCTATCCACACGAGGAATTTACATCAGACGGCTATAAGAATCtgtacatttttttttctctttcactTTTTTTGGGTTGATCATTCTCTCCCTATCGGAAAACACGTACGCACGCGACGCGAAGAAGGGAAGCAAAACTTGTGATGTCACACACAAGGAAACGGCAAGCAGCCTCACGAACCGGGCTGTGGCGGCTTCATCGGCCGCGACGACGCGCTGCtctcgccgccggcggcgacggcgaggcccATCTCGATGTCCCCGCGCGCGTCCTCCtcctgatagtgatgatgatcgcAACGATGCGGCGGCTGCGTGGGCGGCGTCGCGCCGCCACAACCAATCAGCCTCCGTAGCCCGACGCACGCCTGCGAGGCGTCGACGGCGGCGACGTGCTCCTGCGTCGGCGCCGGCAGAGGAGGTGCCGCCGCAGAGCGCTGCTGCGACTGCGAGCGGCCGGTGCTGACCTCGTCCTGGGAGCCGAAGAAGAGGACGTTGGTGGGGAAGTTGGGGGACTCCGGGTCGGCCTCGGGCGTGGGCACGGCGGGCGGGACGGGCGGGTCGTCGACGGCGGGGCACCGGCAGAGCGGGCAGGTGGAGTGGGAGCGGAGCCACATGTCGACGCAGTCGACGTGGAACGCGTGGCCGCACCGCGGCAACACGCGCGCCGTCTCCCCGGGCGCCAGCTCCGTGATGCACACGGCGCAGTCCAGCGCCTCGCCCTTAGCCACCTCCCGCCGGGGCAGCTTCGCCATGGACTTCTCGTCGAGACCGCCGTCGTAGCACCACTCCGTGGCGCCGCCGTCCGCGCGtgtcccgccgccgccgaacaCGGTGCGCAGCCACGCCCTGACGCCTCCGGCTCCCGcgtgcgccggcggcggcggtggcgccccGCCGCGGTACCGCTTGGCGCAGAGGAAGATGTAGAAGCAGAGCACCAGGGTGAGGAAGACCGCCGCCACGGCCGCCAGCATCGTGGTCGCCGCCGCGACCGTCGTCGCGGTCACCGCCATCGGTCGATGAGCCGATCAGCCTCAACCGCGCTCTCTGCAGCTCGGTCGTTCCCTTGCCTTTGCTTTCCTTTCCTTACGCTCCTCGCCTACGCAAGCAGGAGCCTTTGCTTTGCTGGTGTACCCTTCTGCTGCCGGAAGCTCCTCGACGTTCGCGCCGCGAAGCTCTTCAAGGCAATAAATGTTTTAGTGGTCGTGTCGTGCCGTGCCGGGGCGTTGGGAATTCGAATGATTAGCGCGGCTACTTATACGAGGGCGGCGCGGGAGTGCAAAGGATAAGACTCGCTCAAGGTCGGACCACACCAGGGGGCGCTGGGGCCGGGAGAGAAGAAGGCTTGGGCTTGGCTTGGGTTTGGAGGGGAAGGTGAGCGAACCGTGGAGGCTTGGACTGGACCTGGTGGAGGAGGGAAAGCGAGGTCGAGGGGGGGACGGCGACGGTTTCGAAAGCGTTGACGCGAGCGCGAGGCGGCTGTGGAACCAGCAGACCATTGGCGCAAGCGCCGTTGGACCTCCCTGCCACGGCTGTCGCCGTCTAATCCCCCCGTGATGGCGTCGCCGGCGTACGTCCTGGCTCGCGCCGCTGCACGGTTGCACCAGATGCAACCAGACGGGCCGGTGAGCCGCGACACCGACCGCCCGCGCAGGCTCCGCCGATGATTGCTGCGCACGCCCACTGGCAGGCGGGCCACTCTAAGTTGACGTCCGCACCCCGCATGTACCATGCGTACATGTGCTAGTGCCATTTGACAAGTGCACCATGTACTAGTGCCATTTGACAAGTGCGCGCTGTGAATTACCATAGCGTGACACAGTAATACTGCTGCTTGTCAGCTCAGAATGTCTTAAAGAAGGATGACGTGGCATGATGCAATCCAACCTGCTTTGCCTCCGTGGTTTGTGCAGAGTAGTACGCTGACAGTCTGACACAGAATTTGGGGAAACACTCCCAGCGAACTCCAGGAAACGTGGACCGTATGCCGTGAGCGTGTCGCGGGGCCTCCGGTCCGGCCCCAGCTGATGGAAGGAATGAGCATgagctgcagcctgcaggcaAAGGCAACGAGGTGTGGGCCGGAGCGCCGGGTGGACCACCGTGGCTGGCCTGCCGTGGCTGGGGAGGTTCGGTATAGCGGTTTGTGCTCCACTGCATCCTGTCCCTTTCCCCTTCCGGTTATGCGTTTTTGGGAGGAAGCAACTGCCCAAACCCAACGCCAACTTGTGGACGCCTCTCCGATCCCGTGTCTGCCtcggattttttttttaagatagaGTTGGCTGGATTTTCTGGGAAGCAactggaggagaggagagacGAATTGTAAGTAAGCGGCCTTATCTAACTTGATTGAGTCCAAAGTCTTGGAAGGTTGACCAAACCTTGCTAAGCTAGCCCAACCCAACTTCATCTAACTCGATCGACTACTTAGTCGTACCAAATCAAAGGAAGACTACTTGTTTAGAGCACGAGTGACGTGAATTTGCATCGACCTGTAAGGTGTAGTTTTAGCCTTACAGTAACTAGCTGCTAGGTGCCGTTCCGCCTGGGCGACCACAACCTGAACCATCATGGCGATAACCGATAGTACTGTATGTAGTACGAGGATGGACTGGACGACAACCTCGATCGGCCGAGTTCTCTGCGGAAGTTGAAGCCGAGCAGATGAACATGCCAGGTCCACGTACGGCTGCTGTCCTTGCAGTTGCTGTTCCACTCCCGGTCATCCAGATAAACCCAAGGCAAGTCCTCGTTGCCGCCTCCAGCCAGAGACGCTTTCAACAACAGACAGGTGGATGGAAATGGAAGCGCCAGGCAGGTGCTCTGAACCGAGACCGCACGGCCTCCCTCCGTCCGCTCCTTCGCCGAATCAGCGGCTGACTCGATGACGGCCGCACCGGACGTGGCGTGGGCGCGTGGCTGGCTCGCTGGCCGCTCTCCCCCGGGGGTCTCGGCATCGGCAGCGACGGGGGCGCGTTGGTGGCCCATGGGATCCACCGGCAGCGCGCACGGACGGGGACAGCGACGGGAGCCGTCCGCGCCCGGGCCCGTGCGCGACCGCTGACCGCTGCGCCGCCGCGCCCATGACTCCGTTGTTTCTGGCAGTTTGGAGGGGCGTGGGATACCCATGCAGGTCGGCTAAAAGGCGGGCAGGGAAGCGCGGCACGCCTGGGAATTGGCCTGGTGCGCCGTGCGCGCCATCATGCCGGGAGCCCCGGTTGCCGTCTTGCCGACCCACCCAGACTCCCAGACCAAGGCAGATCGCCGCCgcggccccggccccggccccggcctcGGCCTGGCATGGCTCTGCTCGTGCTCGATCCATCATCGATGCCACGGCGGCCGGACCTTTTTGACCGCAAAAACGGAGCGGCCTTTGTGGCCGAGGCGCACTTTTCGTACTCGACAAGAGCGGGTCCGCGGCGGGGCGGCCCAGTACCGTACTACGTGCTGGCGCTGGCCGGCGGCGGTAGGGCCCGGCGACCTCGGCTTGCTTGGATTGGATCATACGTGGCGTGCAGCTTGGATATACTATACGTACACAACGTAACGTGGCCCGATCGCGTGTGACGCACAGTACAGTAGAGCACACGCGCGCGCGCTCTGCTTCGCTCTGTAAACTTTTGCCGCCTACGTTCCAGCGTATTGGGACATCTATTTATCCATCGTCACGTCTTGCCTGTGATGCACATGTACTACTCCCTCACTCAGTTCcgaataaattaatttatagaGTTATTTTAAGTCAATAGTTAACGTTTACCAAAATTATTTAATATATGTAGTATATTTGTTATTGTGTAtttaattacactactttgatGTCGTAGGTATTActgttttttctataatttagtcaaacttaaaaagattgacttaagacaactctatCATAGATATCTTGGCTTTTGTTCTTATGAAAAAAAGAATAttactctctccattccaaaACAATACAGTTCTTGCTTCTCAATAAGTCACAATTTCAAAACTAAccaaattatataaaaacatatcATCATTTTTTATGCCAAATAAATACCGTTAGACTAATTATAGCACATAATTTTATAGTAAATACATTTAAAGACATATACTAATTGCTAATGTTATTTTTAATAAATTGATTGAATTTAAGAAAGTTTGACTTTTCTTAAATTCCAAACTGTACTCGACATGTCCAATCCCAACATGGTTTCTGCGATCTGGGTTCCTTTTGGTTTTCAGTGCCTGCACGGCAGACATCCACGGGACCAGAAGCCCCGGGACGGACGTGTCTGGTCGGCTACAAAGATTTTTTTCCCCTAGTATAAACGCCGCCTAACCAGTGACCACAAACACGTTTGGCTGTATTAGCACTTACTTTTGGCCGAGCTAATTAGGAGCGAGCCACTTGGCACACTGGGTGGCGCCATGTCCACCATGCTTTCATCTGCCCACCACGATCCATTGAGGCGACCGCGCCAAGAAATCTGGGACGGTGGACGGAAGCTTGGCCGATTGCGTTGCGTCAAGGACGGCATGATGGAACAGGCCCGGCCACAAGCCCACAATCACGGCAGAATCATGTAGTGACAGTACTTGCACTCGTTTGCACGAGCCAGAAAGGAGCAACCAGGACCTAGCGTCCAGCGGTATGAATGATTTCGCCGAGACCGGGACCGGGACCCTTTGCCCCGTCCGATCCCATCCTTTTTTCTCTGCATTGCTTCAGCGTGTCTTGAGTGAGAGCTTGCCTTGGAACCAAAGTGGTGGGGGATTGCTCATTTGGTGCGAGCGAACGGACGGGACGACGTGGTAACGGACGGATGGTGTGGCTCAGGTTCATAAAAACTGGTTCCACAACCAAGCATCAAATCAAGAGTTGTTTCAGCGGTCGCACCACCGGACTAGTTGTCTTTGCcgctgctttttttttttgttttctttttttacttGGAACTGAAGAGTCACTGAGTCAGTCGGCAGTCGCGGTACCACCAATCTTGAGCGTCTTTTTCGCCAAAAAAAATGACATTTCTTCGAAATTCACAAGGCTGGGCCGTAGCCGTATCGAAACTTTGGGCCATAGTAACCAGATACTAGTAGCCATTCCTCCCTCCTCATTCAGGCCCAGGTAGGCAGAGAGTTGGGCCTGCCCTTCATTGGGTCATGTCGCTTTCTCTCCTGTGGGCCGATCTGCTGCTTAAGCTTAACATGGAAGACTCCGGAAACATATTTGCAAGCGGTCGTGGTAGCATTAAGCAAGACAAACGAGAGGATGCTTCAGACGGTACACCAAAAATCTCAACctcttgtttcaaaaaaaaaaaggaatctCAACCTCTGAAGCTGACATCGAATTCGGTTAGATTTGTGGTGTGCCTAACGAAGGAGCTCGGCGGTCTTGGCCTCCGGGACATGAAGACCATGGGCGCCGCGCTTAGACTTCGATGGGAGTGGCAGAGACGCACCGACCCCTCCGCTCTGTGGGCGCGACTTCCCTGCCGCCCAGATGCGGCCACCATTGCCATGTTCCGCGCCTCAGTACGGGTCGAGCTCGGCAGCGGCGACCTTGCCCGCTTTTGGACGGACAGTTGGCTACCCTGCGGATCGTTATGCCTAGCCACGCCTGACCTGTTCAGCGCGGTCGGTCGTCGGCGTCGGAGCCACTCGGTGCGCGAGGCGCTGTTGGACAGACGCTGGACTCGCGACATCACGGGCGCTACGACGGCAGCTGTGATTGCCGACTACTTGATGTTGTGGGATGTCCTGCAAGGGGTTCAGCTACAGCCTGGGATCGACGACAGGTTCATCTGGAGGTGGAGCGCCGATGGAACGTACGATGCGGCATCTGCTTATCGCGCTTTCTTCCATGGGACCACGGGGCTCGCGGGAGCTAGTGAGGTTTGACGTGTGtgctgcccccccccccccccccccaaagtaAAATTCTTCTTCTCGCTCGCGCTTCAAAAGAGGCTGTGGACGGCGGAACGGAGAT encodes:
- the LOC8079195 gene encoding E3 ubiquitin-protein ligase EL5, whose product is MAVTATTVAAATTMLAAVAAVFLTLVLCFYIFLCAKRYRGGAPPPPPAHAGAGGVRAWLRTVFGGGGTRADGGATEWCYDGGLDEKSMAKLPRREVAKGEALDCAVCITELAPGETARVLPRCGHAFHVDCVDMWLRSHSTCPLCRCPAVDDPPVPPAVPTPEADPESPNFPTNVLFFGSQDEVSTGRSQSQQRSAAAPPLPAPTQEHVAAVDASQACVGLRRLIGCGGATPPTQPPHRCDHHHYQEEDARGDIEMGLAVAAGGESSASSRPMKPPQPGS